In the genome of Candidatus Zixiibacteriota bacterium, the window CTGGAGGCCGCTATCGTCATCGGGAAAAGAGGCCGCAATATTGAAACGCATGATGCCCATCACTACATCGCCGGTTTCATGGTCATGAACGACCTCTCGGCGCGTGTCCTCCAAATGGATGAGATGAAACTGAGCCTCGGACCGGCCAAAGGAAAGGATTTCGCCACCGCGCTCGGCCCCTGGCTGGTGACGCCAGACGAGATCGATGCCCATGAGATTTCCACGCCGCACGGAAACACCTGGGACCTTCAAATGAAGGCGTTCCATAACGGCAAACAGGTCTCCGACGGCAACATGAAGGAGATGAACTGGACGTTTGCTGAAATCATCGAGCGTGCCTCATACGGTGTCGACTTGTATCCGGGGGATGTTATCGGTTCGGGCACGGTCGGCACCGGCTGTTATCTCGAACTGAACGGCAGCGGTGCCCTCAGAGCCAAAGAGCGCGGCGAAAAGTTTCAGCCGACGTGGCTGCAGGCAGGAGACACTATCGAGCTTGAGATTACCGGTCTTGGGAAACTAAAAAACGTCATCAAGAAAGCGCCTCACGACCACTCGATCCTCGCCAGGAAGAGAACCGCATGAGCATGCGAGATATCAATCCGAAGGATGTCTCCGTCCGAGAGATATTTACCCTTCTTCAGGGGGGTGTGGCACCACGTCCAATCGCCCTCGTCTCGACGATCTCCGCCAAAGGTGATGTCAACCTCTCCCCTTTTTCGTTCTTCAACGCGTTCGGCGGCAACCCACCCACCGTGGCCTTCTCCCCCTCCCGCCGGCAACGAGACGGCAGCATCAAACACACGTACTCGAATCTGATGGCCACTAAGGAGTGTGTCATTCAGGCAGTCACGTATGCGATGGTCCAGCAGGTCAGTCTCGCTTCCACAGAATACGCTGAGGGGGTCGACGAATTCCAAAAGACCGGCCTGACCCCGGTTCCTTCGGATCTCGTCAAGCCACCGCGTGTGAAAGAGTCGCCGTTTCAAATGGAGTGCACGCTCAAAGAAATGGTTCATCTTGGCGACGGTCCCGGCTCGGGCAATCTGGCGATCTGCGAGGTGCTGCGATTTCACGTAGCGGAGGACATCTTTAAGGACGGTGTCATTCACCCGGACTTTATCGATCTCGTTGGCCGCAACAGCGCCGACTTTTACACGCGAGCTTCCGGCGACGCTATCTTTTATGTCAAGAAGCCGCTCGAAAGACGCGGCATCGGATACGACCAGTTGCCGGAGTTCATTAGGACCTCAACTGTCCTCAGCGCCAACAATCTTGGGCAGCTTGGCAACACCGAGCGAATTCCTGCCGAAGAAGAAGTGACTTCGTTTGTTGCCGATTTAACGCCGATCGAGGGGGACGAGCATGCGCTTCACCGGTTTGAGCAGCGTAGTAACTACCACGGTATGACGCGCGTATGCGTATATCTTCTGGCCACCGGCTCCCCGCTCGCCCGGCACCTGCTGGAACGGTCCGCCAAATGTGCGCTCGAACACAACGATATTGAATTCGCTTGGAAGGTGCTTCTGCTCGGTCACCGCACCGGGCACCAGACATAGTCTCTCGTATCGGCAGGAGTCCCCACTTCAATGAAAGAGCCGCTGTGGTGTCCGACACATGAGCGCATCGAGCAGAGCAACATGTCGCGTTTTCTGGCGTATGCGGAAAAACGGACCGGGGGGGCATTTGCGAGCTATGACGCGTTGTACCAGTGGTCCATCAGCGATATCGAATCCTTCTGGGAAGCTGTATGGCAATTCGGCGAAATAATCCACTCGCAGCCATATTCACGTGTTCTCTCCGAACGAACGATGCCCGGTGCAAAGTGGTTTGAAGGCGCGCGGCTCAATTTTGCCCGTAACCTGCTTAGACATCGCCACGCCAGGCCGGCGATCATCGCCCAGCGCGAAGCGGAGCCGCCCACGCAGATCAGCTATGACGAATTACATCGCCTGGTAGCCAAATGCGCGCACGGACTGCGGGAGTTGGGCATTGGTCCGGGAGACCGGGTTGCTGCGTATGTCTCGAACATCCCCGAAGCGGTGATCGCTATGCTCGCGGTGACAAGTATCGGGGCGGTCTGGTCCTCCTGCTCGCCGGATTTCGGACTCCAGGGAGCGGTCGACCGGTTTGGACAGATTACGCCAAAAGTGCTCATATCGGTCGACCGATATGTCTATCAGGGGAAAACGGTTGAATTGACAGACCGCGTACAGCATCTTGTAGAGAAAATTCCGCAGATATCTAAGGTCGTAGTTATACCGTCAAGCTCGGATTTTGGGACGACAGACATCAATCGTGCGATCGACTGGCAGACTCTGCTCGACAATAACGCAGCGGATATCGAATTTGCCGAGCTGCCATTCGATCATCCCGTGTATATTCTGTATTCGTCCGGCACCACCGGTATCCCCAAGTGCATGGTCCACGGCGGGGGAGGAACACTGGTACAGCATTACAAAGAGCTGGCGCTGCACACCGACCTCAGGCACGAAGACACAATCTTCTATTACACCACCTGCGGCTGGATGATGTGGAACTGGCTGGTGAGTTCTCTGATGGTCGGTGCGACCGTGTATTTGTATGACGGAAGCCCCTCGTATCCGAACATTGAAGTACTCTGGCAAGCGATCGAGCAACAGAAGATATCCATCTTCGGAACCAGTCCCCGCTTTCTAACCGCCTGCCAGCATGCCAGACTGATTCCGAAGAGAGACTTCGACCTGTCGTCATTGCGGACGATCCTTTCCACCGGCTCGCCATTGTCCAGTGACAATTTTGAATGGGTTTACAAGAACGTCAAGTCGGATCTGCAACTCTCATCGATCTCCGGAGGCACTGATATCATCTCCTGCTTCATGCTCGGCAATCCGCTTCTGCCTGTCTTTTCAGAGGAGATCCAGTGCCGCGGGCTGGGGATGAAAGTCGAAGCCTACGATGACAACGGCCGTCCGGTCATCGAAGAGACCGGTGAACTGGTCTGCACCGCCCCATTTCCATCGATGCCGAGCTACTTCTGGAATGATCCCGATGGTTTCAAGTATCGCTCGGCCTATTTCGAGGTCTTTCCTGGCGTCTGGCGGCACGGCGATTTCATCCGCATTACCGAAAACGGCGGGGTTGTGGTCTACGGCCGTTCGGATGCCACCCTGAATCCGGGCGGCGTGCGCATCGGCACTGCTGAAATATATAACGCGGTCGAAGCCATGCCTGAAATATCCGACAGTATCGTGGTGGCTCAGCGATGGAATCACGACGTTAGGGTCGTATTGTTCGTGGTGACGGCCGAAGGGATCGAATTGGACGAGGCTCTCAAGTCACGTATTCGCGAGACTATCCGCAACCACGCCACGCCGCGCCACGTGCCCGCGGTCGTTCTTCCGATCAGGGAAGTTCCTCGCACGTTGAACGGCAAGAAAGTGGAGGTGGCCGTGACTCGCGTGATCCATGGCGAGAAGGTCCCGAACAGTGAGTCGCTGGCTAATCCGCGTTCGCTCGACCAGTTCGTGAATATTGCGGCTTTAGGTTAACGACTTTCGCAGCTCAGTATCCCCGTTCGCTTGGCTGCTCAAAAATAAGAGGGACAGGTTGTGCCTGTCCCTCGTCTTGTTCCAAATTCCCAACCGGTCAATGTCAGTGCGCATGTACCGACATGGCCTGTGACAGTCGATCGAGCGCCTCTTGCACGTCACGCGAGGCGGCCTCGGCAGCCTGGAGATACCGGCGCGCCTGATCTTTGTTTCCGGCCTTCAGCGCCTCCACCGCCTGGTTGGCCGATTGGTGCACCCGTTTGTGGTAGTCCTCGATCGAAGCAAACCCGTTGAGATGAGAATACTTTTTCTGCCCCTCGGAATAGTACCACTTTCCAAACTGACACTCGCGATGTGTCAGGACCTTCCAATCGTTGAAATTGGCGCGACTATCTAGTACTGCCTCGAGCTTGTGCATGTAAGTTCCGTGCTGCTGTTTGGCGAGGGCCAAGATTCCAGTATCAGCACCCAATACATTGAACGTCGCCACCATCTGCCTCAGACCCTCGGCCTGGCGGTTCAATTCTTCGGCCGCTGCTGCGGATTGCTCGGCGCCGGTCGCCGTCTCCTTGGTCACCGAGGAAATATGCTCGATGTTCTTCGATATCTGCTCGGCTGCCGACGACTGTTCTTCGGCCGCGGTGGCGATCTGCTGGACCATATCCGTCACACGCTGCGCCATCACGACGATCTCGTTCAGGCTGCTGCCGGCTTTGTCCGCCAGGTCGCGCCCTTTGTCCACTTGCTGGATGCCCGCCTCCATCGAGTTGACCGCATCGTCGGTCTGCTTCTGAATCCCCTTGATCATTTCGGTGATCTCGCCGGTCGCCTTGCCGGTTCGCTCGGCCAGCTTACGCACCTCATCCGCCACCACGGCAAAACCGCGGCCCTGTTCTCCGGCGCGGGCGGCCTCGATGGCGGCATTCAGCGCCAGCAGGTTGGTCTGGTCGGCGATGTCGTCAATGACTCCGATGATCTCCCCGATCTGGTCCGCCGATTTGGCCAGTTTGGTGATCGATTCGGCCGATTCACGAACCACGTCGGCGATCTTCTGCATCCCCTGAATCGTGTCATTGACGATCTGTCCACCGCCCGTTGCGGTGTCGGCGGCCCCTTTGGCCGAGTTGGTCGCCTCTGACGCGTTCTTCGAGGATTCCAGGATTGTGGCCGTCATTTCCTCAACGGCCGTTGACACTTGGTTCACCTGGTCCGCCTGGTCCTTGGCGCCCCGGGCCATCTGCTCCGAGGTAGCGGCGATCTCGGTGGCGGCGCTGACCAGCTCGCGGGCATTGCTGTCCAGTTGCCGAATTATCGTTGTGAGATTTGTCGTCATAGTCTGAAACGAATTGCCGAGAATATCTTTCTCGGACTTTGGCTTCACCTGAACGGTCAGGTTGTTGGTAGAAATCTGTTCAGCAGCTGTAGCCAGTTCCTTCATATAGTCAATAAATTTGCGGAACGATGCAGCCAGAAGGCCTACCTCATCTTTCTGATTGATATCGATAACATGCTGAATATCCCCAATGGCGATATCTTCGGCAACCTTGGCAATGCTATTGACCGGACGCGCAATGCCGCGAGCTATAAAAAAGGCCAGCAACGCACTAAGACAGAAGGAGACGATTGCCAGAATGATCCCGATTGAATTGGCTCGGGCGGTTGTGGACTCAACTTGCTCCATCCCCACTAGGAATTCCGCTTCGGCCTCAGTTTCATACGCCTTCAACTTCTCCTGAATCTCCATGAACGTGGCATCAAACCCGGCCATGAGCTTATTGCCCGCCTTTGGTCCATCTTTGACATACACCGCCGCCATCTCGATTCCTGCGTTGTAGTACTGTTCGAATGATGTTCCCATCGACTTAAGCTGATCCTTGTGTTCGGGATCAAGATCGTAGAGCTTCTGGAGCTGATCCCGGAATTCTTTGGCGGCGCTATCCGCAAGCCCGAGCCCGTCGCTCAATCCGTCGAGACCTCTCGTCGCTGAAATATCGCTGCAATACTGCTGTACCTGAATGGTTGCCTTGATTAGTTCGTTGGTTCCGTCCAGAATCGGGTACACAACCTCTTGATTGTGGTGGGCAGATGCTTTGATGCCATTGTAATTGAACAGGTTGAACCCTGCCAAAGTTAACATGATTGCAATCACGATGCCGAAGCCGATATATAGCTTGCTCGCGATTCTGATGTCCTTCCAGCTCATGGCAAATCCTCCGCTTACCTCTACTTGCTTGAATTCCCGTACATGTCTCATACTGTCTTGATGACAATTCACCATCTGTTGCTGTGCCGTCGGTTAGATGCAGCCACGGCAGTCGCTCTAAAAGCCATACTTGACCTCAAATGCTGTAGTAAGTTTGCTGCTCTTCGGTACTTCGCCGGCTCCGACGAAGCTCGACCGGTTCGACCAGTCGTGCCGGATTTCAAATGCTGCTGGAGAGTCTGATCTTGTGAAGGCGCGGCTGTCACCAGTGCGCCTAAGGCCGCCTCAGCCGAGTTCGGCCGCAACAACTTGGTCGTGGTTGTTTCCAGTCGAGCCATTGCTGCTTGCACTTTGGTCGGTTCACCAGGCCGTTCGGCCGCCAGGACCACCTGCATGGCTAAGGCAAGTGCCAACCCTACAATGAACATGAGGAACAGAATCCTTGCCCGGTCCCTCCGTTGTCTGTTTCGTGATTGTATGTGCGTCATGCCGCCGAACCCCTCCGTAGATGTCGCTCCAGTAGATGGTATGCCCCGCTCCAACATGGAGTAGTATTACCATGTGATTCGGGCGCTGGTGTCGTGGAGGTTAGGGATGGGGCGTTCGGCTACGGACGGAAATGCGATAATGCTCAATTTTCGGACTGTCAAGTCCTGGCGAAACGTTTCAGTTAGGAACGGGGCTTAGCCGACACGTGCGCTCAGAACGCGATTCCCCATCCCAGGGAGAACCGATTGGTATCGTATGCGGAAAGCTGCCACGTGAAACTGAGTGCCAGGTTGAAGGGGACCAGGAACGGCGTCAGGTTGCCGACAGTAAAGCCAAGCTCCGAGTAAGCGGTGCGGGCGGACCAGAGACCCCGGTCACCGGTCTGAGGCGCATGATCCCTGAAGTCGGTCCAGAACGCCCCACCGTGTACGTTCAGCGTGAACGGTATCCTCTCCATGAACGGAAGTCGGCTTTTCGCAAAGAGGAGTCGGCCAAAATCGTGCTGCAACGTAACGGCCAGCACCTGGTTACCGTAGAAGTTGTGCTCTCCCAGTGTCTGGAACCCGATGATCGAGTAAAACGACCAGACGTTATGATCCACGGTGAAATACCGTTGCGGCGGCAGCGCCTTGTCGGACCCGCCCCAGTAGGCTCGAAGAGTCGAAGTTCCCAGACCAAGTACCTGTTGTCGCCGATCGACCGACACGGCATACCTGACAAAATCGAAATCGCTGTTCAAGAAAGTTGGAGACGATCTCTCGATCTCTGCCGTCACGTTCGTATACTGCGTCTCGAACAATCGCTCGTCTTTCCCCTTGCGCCGGAGCAATGGCCGTGAATCATACGTGAGTGCCGTTGTCACCGAACGGAGTTGTCCGTCGAGGATCGGCTGATTATCCCGTACTACCTTGTCCTTTTCGAAGAGGCTGAAATCGGTGCGGGTTGGCGTCGACTGCTGATGCGTATCGTGATACGCAAGGCTGAATCGCGTGCGGTCAACGAGTTTGATACCCGAATAGATGCTGAACTCTTCCTCGCGGAAATAGTCGAAGGGATCGGATTTGAAAAACAAAGCCGATAGTGTCGCGTTCCCGCCAATTCCGCTCGACAGTGTTGGCCGGTGACGCATCTCGTTGTGGTACTCTGCTCCCAGGGTCAGCTTCTGCCGCTCCGAGAGGGTGCGTGTGGCGCCAAACGCGAACTGCCAGTAGCGCGCGTCAAAGGCGTAGCCCGCCTTCGCTCGGATTTCCGTCGCGGCCTTCCGGTTATTGAATCGCCCGCCAAGGCCCGCATACGCCCCCTCGGTACGATTGAAATGAAACAGATCATGCTGTGTGGTTGCGAATAGCGGCAAGGCCAGCGCCAGCGGCAGAGCTTTTTTGACGAACGGTCGCGCGCGTTGTATCGAGTCGATCCGGGCATACCCGCGCAGTTCCTGAGTGGTCAGAGGAATGGTCTGGCCGCGGTTCCAGGCAGCGGAATCGACCTTGTCTGCCTGCGGTGATATCTCATAGGCCACCTCGCCAAAACTCCCTGGCGGCATTCCTTCCTGCAGCCGATAACTGTGCAGCGATGCGACATATGATATCAGAATATCCTTGGGAAACCCGGGCAGTGGCACCGCCAGCTTGAATCGCGCCGCCATGTCGATCTCGACCGGCATCCAGTACTCGTTTGTGAACTGGGCGAAATCCATGTGCAGGTGTGCGTCCGAAACGCCTGTCAAGCGGACACCGTCGTTCCACCCCAGGTCGGCACTCACGACGCCGAAACTCGAGTCCGCGATCTGGATCCTGCCCACATACAACGGGTCGACCTGGTTCTTCGGCTCGATCTCCAGAACGAATACGCGTTTGTTATCCGCCTGAATGGTGTCGAGCAGGTAGAAGTTGTAATGATCCAGCGCATCGTCGGCCAGCGGCGTGACGATCCGCTGGGAGCCCATCTCGTCCCGGTTCTGGTAGAAACTAAGCAGGTCCCCAAACAATATGAGTATGGCATCGGCCGGCACATTGGCGGACTGGCGTCTCGCCACGACCGTCTGTTTGTATTTGTCCGGACGTTCCCAAAGGCCGGTCACCTGAGATTCGACGATCAGGAATATATTCGTGGAGTCCGGCTTTTTGCGATCCCGCACCACGAGCTTCGCGTAGGCATCGAAACTGTAGTCGCGCAGTTTGGCGAGCATCTGTTTCTTGCGGGCGATCGCTTCGATGATGATCTGCTGGGCCGGATCATACGCTTTTTCATACACGCGAATGCCGCGAATTTCGATGAGCGATGGCTGCAGTCGGATATCCTGCGTAATATCCTGCTGTGCGATCACGACTGTGGCTCGTTGAGAGTAGTATGCCACGTGGCTGAACTTGACTACATGGGAGCCGGCCGAAAGCAGCAGGCGGTATCTTCCCTCGTCGTTGGTAAGCGTGGAAATGCCGGTCCCCTCCAGCTGGACAGTCACCGCCGAGATCGGCAGGCCGGTGGTCGAGTCGGTCACCTGTCCCGAAACAGTTCCCTGATGGGGTGTCTGCTGTGCGACTGCCATTACTCTGCAAGCTGAAATCGCGACGGCAAGACAGAGTGACTTCCAATTACATGCAAATATCAACTAACAGCTCCAGATTCCCCTTGTACGGACCGTCGTCGCGGCGGTTTCATAAAACTACAGGTGATACAGCATCATATAGACTATTACGCCAGTCACAGAGACGAACATCCATACGGGCCAGAGCCAGGTGACTATCCGCCGGTGCTTGTCGAACCGCCCTTTCAGCGCATGCCGCACCGCCAGCAGAATGAACGGTACCATCACGGCCGCCAGAATAGAATGCGGGATCAGAATGACAAAATAGACCAGCCGTGTCCAATCATGGTGCGGATACGGCACCGAGCCGACCTCGTAATGGTATACCAGATAGCCGATCAGAAACAGCGCCGAGGATGTCAACGCCGCGAGCATGAACCGCTTGTGAATATCCTCGTGCCCCCGTTTGATATTCACGTAGCCCAGAAGTAGTAGACACGCGCTGAGCAGATTGAAGCACGCGTTGACCGTCGGCAGCAGACTGTAGTTCACGGAAGTTCTCTGACCAGCTGTTGAATCTGCGATCGCAGCGACTCGATGGCTGCCGGACTGTCGTAATCGAAATAGCCGCGAATTCTCGCATTGCCATCGACCAGAATGAACTTGGTGCTGTGCATTCCCGGAAGATCACCACTCACCTTAAACCCCTCCTCGCAGAACTGCGAAATCTGGTCCGTTCGTGCTCGTACGAAGCGCCAACGGTTATCTGTTACACCAAAGCGGGCGGCATATTCACGAAGTACCGGCAACGAATCAGTGTCCGGGTCCACCGTGAACGAGACCAGTTGGACCTTGTCGGAATGCGCATATTGCCGGTACAGCTCGGCGAAGCTCGCACTCATGTACGGGCAGGGACCACGGCAACTGGTGAAAATGAAATCCACGACACTGATCTTGCCTTTCAACTCAGCGAGTCCAAACGGCTCACCGTTTCGCTCCACGAATGAAAACGACGGGACGTCGTACAGGACCGGGATATTCTGACGCGAGGCCTCCGCCTGACGAGTCACCGCAAGCGCCGCTATCACGGCCAGCATAACAAGTCCGGCGATCGGCGCCGCCACACGGGCCAATCCTTTACCATAATCGGACACGACGGCTGCTTTCTGGCCCAACCCGAAATACAGCATGAGCGCCAGTCCGATGTAGACACCGGCCAGCCAGAGATGAAATAGTTGAAGTACCGGTGTCAATCCGGCCGTCGCCAGCGCGAGTCCAAGGAGTACCTGACCCAGCATCACCAGCATCATCCCCCACACGACCCGCCTGACCATACCGGTCGGGTGCGATGCCATCTTGACGATAGCAAATCCGATTACCCAGGTAGCGAGCGCCAACAAGGTCCCCGATATCATGTGCAGATCGTATGCCGCGCCCACCCGGCTGAGCCATTGCAGATCACTAAGGAGTGGAAACTCTCTGCTGACCGTCTCAATCCCGGATCGCACCTGTGTTCCGAGTATAATCTGAAGCAAAGCACCGATCCACAGAAATACCGCCCATGCGCGAGCATGGCGCGGGTACGTAGACTCTTCACCTGATGTTGCTTCGCCCATGAAGTACGTGCGCTGCATGACGTACATGAGCAGACTGACGATGAGAAATGAGATCAGAAGGTGCGCCGACACCAGCAGCGGCTGGAGTTCCGAGGCCACCACGCGCCCTCCTTGCCAGCCCTGATAGGCAGTGAGAAGCGCCGCCGCGAGTGATGGCCACACGATCCTGGCCTCGCGCCGAAATTTCGCCAGCGCCACGATCGCCGTGGCCAGAATCAACAGCCCCACGGTCACACCGCACAGCCGGTTGAAATACTCGATCCAGGCAAGCGTGAAATTGAATTGGGCTGGGTCGATACCCGATGGGAGGTCAGCCGCAGAGAGCGGCGGGATCCATCGTCCGAAACAGCGCGGCCAGTCCGGGCACCCCAGACCGGCGCCTGAGACACGCACCAGCCCCCCCATGAAAATCAGAAGATAGGTGGCAATAGTGGCAACAAACGCCAGGCGACGAAACGCTTTCATGTCGAGTCTACCCTTCGCGGCCGGTCAGGTTCCAGGAGTTCGCCGGCCGGAATCAAAAGATGGTTGCCTCCGGAGGAAAGCCGCAAGGACTATTTTGCGGGCGATGTATGAGTTGAGGCACTGTCGACCGATTTCATTGCCCCGGTATGGGATGTATCTATCACCTGCTGCTGATAGATGACGGCATTCTGGTCGATCGGGCCGGTCTCAATCGCGTTGACATCCCCCCGACGAAGCGTATCAAGCATTGTGAGTATAATGAACACGGCCAGAAACAAGAGCGCTCCCACGAACACCGCCAGATACACCTTATTATCATATCTCAGATGCATAAAATAGGCCGCCACCAGCGAGGCCTTCACAGCGGCGATGATCATTGCCACAATCAGATTATATTCGCCGTAATCATGCCC includes:
- a CDS encoding flavin reductase family protein, with the translated sequence MSMRDINPKDVSVREIFTLLQGGVAPRPIALVSTISAKGDVNLSPFSFFNAFGGNPPTVAFSPSRRQRDGSIKHTYSNLMATKECVIQAVTYAMVQQVSLASTEYAEGVDEFQKTGLTPVPSDLVKPPRVKESPFQMECTLKEMVHLGDGPGSGNLAICEVLRFHVAEDIFKDGVIHPDFIDLVGRNSADFYTRASGDAIFYVKKPLERRGIGYDQLPEFIRTSTVLSANNLGQLGNTERIPAEEEVTSFVADLTPIEGDEHALHRFEQRSNYHGMTRVCVYLLATGSPLARHLLERSAKCALEHNDIEFAWKVLLLGHRTGHQT
- a CDS encoding cytochrome C oxidase subunit IV family protein, translating into MSANAQTHHILPIRVYLAVGTALLVLTAVTVWVAGHDYGEYNLIVAMIIAAVKASLVAAYFMHLRYDNKVYLAVFVGALLFLAVFIILTMLDTLRRGDVNAIETGPIDQNAVIYQQQVIDTSHTGAMKSVDSASTHTSPAK
- a CDS encoding DUF5686 family protein; the protein is MAVAQQTPHQGTVSGQVTDSTTGLPISAVTVQLEGTGISTLTNDEGRYRLLLSAGSHVVKFSHVAYYSQRATVVIAQQDITQDIRLQPSLIEIRGIRVYEKAYDPAQQIIIEAIARKKQMLAKLRDYSFDAYAKLVVRDRKKPDSTNIFLIVESQVTGLWERPDKYKQTVVARRQSANVPADAILILFGDLLSFYQNRDEMGSQRIVTPLADDALDHYNFYLLDTIQADNKRVFVLEIEPKNQVDPLYVGRIQIADSSFGVVSADLGWNDGVRLTGVSDAHLHMDFAQFTNEYWMPVEIDMAARFKLAVPLPGFPKDILISYVASLHSYRLQEGMPPGSFGEVAYEISPQADKVDSAAWNRGQTIPLTTQELRGYARIDSIQRARPFVKKALPLALALPLFATTQHDLFHFNRTEGAYAGLGGRFNNRKAATEIRAKAGYAFDARYWQFAFGATRTLSERQKLTLGAEYHNEMRHRPTLSSGIGGNATLSALFFKSDPFDYFREEEFSIYSGIKLVDRTRFSLAYHDTHQQSTPTRTDFSLFEKDKVVRDNQPILDGQLRSVTTALTYDSRPLLRRKGKDERLFETQYTNVTAEIERSSPTFLNSDFDFVRYAVSVDRRQQVLGLGTSTLRAYWGGSDKALPPQRYFTVDHNVWSFYSIIGFQTLGEHNFYGNQVLAVTLQHDFGRLLFAKSRLPFMERIPFTLNVHGGAFWTDFRDHAPQTGDRGLWSARTAYSELGFTVGNLTPFLVPFNLALSFTWQLSAYDTNRFSLGWGIAF
- a CDS encoding fumarylacetoacetate hydrolase family protein is translated as MKFVSIVTHKGDERLGLWYDGDVIDVKEAAAHLSLDLPATMAEFLKGEDRYMDRARRVHEAHQSGRFTKAIPRSTYHLLAPVPHPTSCRDGYAFRQHVATARRNRGLEMIPEFDQFPVFYFTNHHSIFGPGDVTVESDHLQQLDFELEAAIVIGKRGRNIETHDAHHYIAGFMVMNDLSARVLQMDEMKLSLGPAKGKDFATALGPWLVTPDEIDAHEISTPHGNTWDLQMKAFHNGKQVSDGNMKEMNWTFAEIIERASYGVDLYPGDVIGSGTVGTGCYLELNGSGALRAKERGEKFQPTWLQAGDTIELEITGLGKLKNVIKKAPHDHSILARKRTA
- a CDS encoding COX15/CtaA family protein → MKAFRRLAFVATIATYLLIFMGGLVRVSGAGLGCPDWPRCFGRWIPPLSAADLPSGIDPAQFNFTLAWIEYFNRLCGVTVGLLILATAIVALAKFRREARIVWPSLAAALLTAYQGWQGGRVVASELQPLLVSAHLLISFLIVSLLMYVMQRTYFMGEATSGEESTYPRHARAWAVFLWIGALLQIILGTQVRSGIETVSREFPLLSDLQWLSRVGAAYDLHMISGTLLALATWVIGFAIVKMASHPTGMVRRVVWGMMLVMLGQVLLGLALATAGLTPVLQLFHLWLAGVYIGLALMLYFGLGQKAAVVSDYGKGLARVAAPIAGLVMLAVIAALAVTRQAEASRQNIPVLYDVPSFSFVERNGEPFGLAELKGKISVVDFIFTSCRGPCPYMSASFAELYRQYAHSDKVQLVSFTVDPDTDSLPVLREYAARFGVTDNRWRFVRARTDQISQFCEEGFKVSGDLPGMHSTKFILVDGNARIRGYFDYDSPAAIESLRSQIQQLVRELP
- a CDS encoding acetoacetate--CoA ligase — its product is MKEPLWCPTHERIEQSNMSRFLAYAEKRTGGAFASYDALYQWSISDIESFWEAVWQFGEIIHSQPYSRVLSERTMPGAKWFEGARLNFARNLLRHRHARPAIIAQREAEPPTQISYDELHRLVAKCAHGLRELGIGPGDRVAAYVSNIPEAVIAMLAVTSIGAVWSSCSPDFGLQGAVDRFGQITPKVLISVDRYVYQGKTVELTDRVQHLVEKIPQISKVVVIPSSSDFGTTDINRAIDWQTLLDNNAADIEFAELPFDHPVYILYSSGTTGIPKCMVHGGGGTLVQHYKELALHTDLRHEDTIFYYTTCGWMMWNWLVSSLMVGATVYLYDGSPSYPNIEVLWQAIEQQKISIFGTSPRFLTACQHARLIPKRDFDLSSLRTILSTGSPLSSDNFEWVYKNVKSDLQLSSISGGTDIISCFMLGNPLLPVFSEEIQCRGLGMKVEAYDDNGRPVIEETGELVCTAPFPSMPSYFWNDPDGFKYRSAYFEVFPGVWRHGDFIRITENGGVVVYGRSDATLNPGGVRIGTAEIYNAVEAMPEISDSIVVAQRWNHDVRVVLFVVTAEGIELDEALKSRIRETIRNHATPRHVPAVVLPIREVPRTLNGKKVEVAVTRVIHGEKVPNSESLANPRSLDQFVNIAALG
- a CDS encoding DUF420 domain-containing protein — its product is MNYSLLPTVNACFNLLSACLLLLGYVNIKRGHEDIHKRFMLAALTSSALFLIGYLVYHYEVGSVPYPHHDWTRLVYFVILIPHSILAAVMVPFILLAVRHALKGRFDKHRRIVTWLWPVWMFVSVTGVIVYMMLYHL
- a CDS encoding methyl-accepting chemotaxis protein, which codes for MSWKDIRIASKLYIGFGIVIAIMLTLAGFNLFNYNGIKASAHHNQEVVYPILDGTNELIKATIQVQQYCSDISATRGLDGLSDGLGLADSAAKEFRDQLQKLYDLDPEHKDQLKSMGTSFEQYYNAGIEMAAVYVKDGPKAGNKLMAGFDATFMEIQEKLKAYETEAEAEFLVGMEQVESTTARANSIGIILAIVSFCLSALLAFFIARGIARPVNSIAKVAEDIAIGDIQHVIDINQKDEVGLLAASFRKFIDYMKELATAAEQISTNNLTVQVKPKSEKDILGNSFQTMTTNLTTIIRQLDSNARELVSAATEIAATSEQMARGAKDQADQVNQVSTAVEEMTATILESSKNASEATNSAKGAADTATGGGQIVNDTIQGMQKIADVVRESAESITKLAKSADQIGEIIGVIDDIADQTNLLALNAAIEAARAGEQGRGFAVVADEVRKLAERTGKATGEITEMIKGIQKQTDDAVNSMEAGIQQVDKGRDLADKAGSSLNEIVVMAQRVTDMVQQIATAAEEQSSAAEQISKNIEHISSVTKETATGAEQSAAAAEELNRQAEGLRQMVATFNVLGADTGILALAKQQHGTYMHKLEAVLDSRANFNDWKVLTHRECQFGKWYYSEGQKKYSHLNGFASIEDYHKRVHQSANQAVEALKAGNKDQARRYLQAAEAASRDVQEALDRLSQAMSVHAH